In the genome of Pirellulales bacterium, the window CGACCTGATTCCCAACCTGGTCGAAACGGCCAAGGCCTACATGAAGCACGAGCGCGAGACGCTGGAAGCCGTGATCCAAGCGCGCAACACGGCGCAGACCGCCAGTCAGCAAGCCGCCGCCAACCCCGGCAATCCGCAAGCTATGCAAGGCCTGGGAGCGGCCGAAACGGCGCTCGCCGGCACGATGACCCGCTTCATGGCCGTGATGGAAAACTATCCCGACCTGAAAGCGAATCAAAATATGCTGGCTCTGCAAGAAGAGCTGGCCAGCACCGAAAACAAAGTGGCGTTCGCCCGCCAGGCCTACAACGACGCCGTGATGAGCTACAACACGGCACGCGAGGTATTTCCGAACAATTTCGTGGCCGGCTTCGGCGGCTTCGCGCCGGCGCAACCGTTCGAGGTGTCGGCGCCCGAACAACGCGAAGGGGTGAAAGTGCAGTTCTGAGTTGCACCACGGAGGCACGGAGGCACGGAGAAGAGAATATCCTGCGCCCAAACGCCCCGTAGGTGAGGCTGAGCAATGGACAAACAAGCGATCGAAGAAGCACAACGCCGCCTGTCTGAATGGCTGGCCGACCTGAGCGAACTGGAGAAGGCAAAAGGGACCAAGGAACGCGGCGAAACGGATGGCATTAAGGGCCAAATTTGACGAGGTGGAGAAACAAGTAAATAAGGCGCTCGACGTAAGCCCAAGAAAACCGCGAGCCGATGGCGAAAGCAAATGACCCAGTACCAACGGCCACAATTCCGCCGACGTTGGTCTCACTAGAATTACCCGCGATTCTCGCGTGTTTGGATTTAACGGGATGGTGCCCACTTCTTCGTTCGTCATTTATCATTCTTTTCTCCGTGTCTCCGTGCCTCCGTGGTGAAATGATTCGGTAATCCGCCATGGACTTCTTCGAGCACCAGGAGCAGGCGCGGCGCAGGACTGGCTTGCTCGTCGTCTACTTCGTGCTCGCCGTTATTTCCATCATCGTCGCCGTCTATCTGGCCGTGGTGGCCGTGTTCGTCGGCACGCAGGGGGACGCGGGCGACGCGCTGTGGCAGCCCGAGGTGCTGGGGCCGGTCGCTGGCGGGACGTTGCTGGTGATCGTGGTGGGCAGCCTGTACAAAATGGCCGACTTGGCGCGCGGCGGAGAAGTCGTCGCGCGCAGCTTGGGCGGGCGGCCGGTGCTGGCCAACACGACCGAGCTGCGCGAACGCGTGCTGTTGAACGTCGTCGAGGAAATGGCGATCGCCTCGGGCACGCCTGTCCCGCCGGTGTTTCTGCTCGATCATGAATCGGCCATCAATGCCTTTGCCGCCGGCACGACGCCGCAAAACGCCGTGATCGGCGTCACGCGCGGCACGATCGAAACGCTCAAACGCGACGAGTTGCAGGGCGTGATCGCGCACGAGTTCAGCCACATCCTCAACGGCGATATGCGGTTGAACCTGCGCCTGATGGGTCTGCTCAATGGTATTTTGCTGATCGCCATGATCGGCTATGTGCTGATGCGCAGCGGCAGCACATATACCATCGGCTTCTCGCGCTCGAGCGGCGAACGCAAAGGAGGCAATCCGCTGCCGCTGTTGGGGCTGTTACTGTACATCATCGGCTACATCGGCGTTTTCTTTGGCCACCTGATCAAAAGCGCCGTGTCGCGGCAGCGAGAATACCTCGCCGATGCCTCGGCCGTGCAGTTCACGCGGCTGCCGGACGGAATCGTCGGCGCGCTCAAGAAAATCGGCGGACTGGTGCAAGGCTCGCGCCTCACGACGCCGCAGGCCGAAGAAGCGAGCCACATGTATTTCGGCAATGGGCTGGCGGCGCCGTTTCTGGAACTACTGGCGACGCATCCGCCGCTGGCGGAGCGGATCCGACGCATCGATCCATCGTTCGACGGCAAATATCCTGCGGTCGAGCTCGTCGAATATTCGGCCGCCGACGTCGTTGATCCCCAACGGTTCGCGGCGCAGCGCGAGCGACCGGCCGCGGTTCACGCGCAGGCCGCGGCGGGCGCGCAGAGTTTCGCCTTTCAACCGGCGGCGGC includes:
- a CDS encoding M48 family metallopeptidase, producing the protein MDFFEHQEQARRRTGLLVVYFVLAVISIIVAVYLAVVAVFVGTQGDAGDALWQPEVLGPVAGGTLLVIVVGSLYKMADLARGGEVVARSLGGRPVLANTTELRERVLLNVVEEMAIASGTPVPPVFLLDHESAINAFAAGTTPQNAVIGVTRGTIETLKRDELQGVIAHEFSHILNGDMRLNLRLMGLLNGILLIAMIGYVLMRSGSTYTIGFSRSSGERKGGNPLPLLGLLLYIIGYIGVFFGHLIKSAVSRQREYLADASAVQFTRLPDGIVGALKKIGGLVQGSRLTTPQAEEASHMYFGNGLAAPFLELLATHPPLAERIRRIDPSFDGKYPAVELVEYSAADVVDPQRFAAQRERPAAVHAQAAAGAQSFAFQPAAAVAHVGAPRIEHLDYAAALVASLPAELVDNVRDPLGAVATVYALLLDDRRAEIREKQLAYLATQADPRANQETLRIAPAVGLVKPEAKLPLVSMVLPALKRLSPAQLTAFRNDVVFLTRADNTINLFEYAVHRLVLKRLLPRLEEAPQARQKYTSLAQVLPACRALLSTLSYAGTRDDALAARSFAAGAEKLGATPVPLELLPRAECGLVAFDRALDTLAGTAPALKKSVLEACAACIGADAQVSVEEGELLRVISDAFACPMPPLVKLAGD
- a CDS encoding LemA family protein, translated to DLIPNLVETAKAYMKHERETLEAVIQARNTAQTASQQAAANPGNPQAMQGLGAAETALAGTMTRFMAVMENYPDLKANQNMLALQEELASTENKVAFARQAYNDAVMSYNTAREVFPNNFVAGFGGFAPAQPFEVSAPEQREGVKVQF